The following DNA comes from Arthrobacter sp. SLBN-83.
TTCGTGATGGATCTGTTCCTCGGGGACGTCGGCCTTGCCGGCATCCGCTATGACGTTGGCCGCCCACGCCGCCGGGCCGCAGACGTAGACGTCCGCATCCGCAATGTCCGGGGCGTAGGAGATGAGGCTGTAGCCGTTCCGCACCGCGTCCTCGGGAAGCCACGTGGACGTGGTGCGGGAGCGTGGGCCGGTGAGGTGGAAGAGCCGGACGCCCCGGGCCTGGCAGAGGTCGAGGATCTCGCGGCCGAGATACAGCTCCTGGTCCGTGTGTCCGCGGAGCAGGACCGTGGCCTCGCCGGGCGCAAAAGGCGTGGTTTCCAGCAGTGCCCGCAGTGGCGTGATGCCGATGCCGGCGCCGATCATCACCACCTTGTTCCGGGTCCGGGCTGCCGTGCTGAGCAGGCCATATGGGCCTTCCAGTGCCACTTTGGTTCCTTTCCTCAGCCGGCGAAGCCGGGCGGAGCCGTCGCCAAGGTTGCGGACGGTGACCCGCAGCGTTCCCTGGCCATCCGGGCCGTTGAAGACCGGCTCGGCGGACAGGCTGAACGGGTGCGGATGCCACCACATGCCTGGGGCGAGGAAGCGCCAGATGAAGAAGCGGCCGCCCGTTCCCGCCAGCTGGTCCAGCTTCCGGCCCCGCATGACGATGTTCGCCACGCCTGGAGCCACAGGCTCGACGCGGGCAACGGTCAGCTGGTGCCGGGCTGTCGCCAGCACCGGCTCCAGGATGCGGAAGTACACCAGGGCCCTGCCGGTGTAGATGCAGATGGCAAGCCAGTACCAGCGCTGCCAGGTGCCGGCCGCAAAGAGGCCGCCCACGCTGAACTGGTGGGGGATCGAGGTGGCCACGGCGGCGTACGTCAGGAGGTGGACCACGTACCAGAACTCGTAGGGAAAGCGGCGGCGGACAGCCACCAGGGACGTCACGACGACGGCGATGAACAGCGCCATGGAGACGAAGGCCAGCCACATGTCGGGAACCTGGACCCACAGGTTGATGGACTCGCTGAACGGATCCAGCCCTTCGGCCATGCCGTACCCGATGGCCAGCAGCACACCGTGGGTCAGCAGCAGGTAGAGGGAGGGCTTTCCGAGTTTGCCGTGGAACTCCAGTGCGCGGTCGTGGCCGATGGTGCGGTCAATGAACGGGATCCTTGCGGCCAGCAGCAGCATGAGCAGGACCAGGTCCATACCCGCCAGCCCCGCCACAATCCCCGCCGCCGTGAACAGGGAAGCGGGCGAAGATATGTTGGTGGCGCCGCCGTCGGCAAGCCAAAGGGCGATCGCGGCAGCGACTGATGACCAGGCAATGACGGTCAGAAGGTCCGTCCGGAGCATGCGCTGCCGGTACTGCCGGGCGAACCAGCCGCGGGCGGCTCTTTTCGTAGTCGAAAGCTCCGGGCGGCCGGAGCTGCTTGCGGCCGGTGATGCCGGCAGGAGCTGCGTGTTCATGCATCCAACATGCTTGGCGAAGCTATGCCGCTGCTGTGAAAAGGGGCAACCGCAGCCTGTGACCTTGGCTGGCGACGGCCGCCCTTATACACCCGATTGGTCTTTAATTGCGTCAACTCGTAGACTTGGTAGGCGCTAAGTGCGCGGAGCGTGCGCAATTGCTCCGGTTGCCCGGTAATTTTCTCCAGGGTGGCCGGTAGTTAGGGGCTCAAGTTGCGTAACTAACCGTTGCCCGTACATTCTGTGGGTCGCCCTTAGCAGCATGGTCCAGCAGCCGATATGCGGATCATTACTTTCAATTCTTGAGGAGAAGTCATGGCAGCACACTGCCAAGTGACCGGGGCCGAGCCGGGCTTTGGGCACAGCATTTCGCACTCGCACCGCCGCAACAAGCGCCGGTTCGATCCGAACATTCAGAAGAAGCGCTACTGGGTTCCGTCCCTGCGCCGTAACGTCACGCTGCAGGTTTCTGCACGTGGCATCAAGACCATCGACGTGCGCGGTATCGACGCAGTCGTCGCCGACATTCTGGCTCGCGGGGTGAAGCTCTAGTGGCTAAGGACAAGGACGTACGTCCCATCATCAAGCTCAAGTCGACCGCGGGCACGGGTTACACCTACGTAACCCGTAAGAACCGTCGTAACGACCCGGACCGCATGGTCCTGAAGAAGTACGACCCCAAGATCCGCCAGCACGTCGAATTCCGAGAGGAGCGCTAAACATGGCTAAGAAGTCCAAGATTGCTCGCAACGAGCAGCGCAAGGTCATCGTTGAGCGTTACGCTGCCAAGCGCCTCGAGCTGAAGAAGACCCTGGTTGACGAGAACGCAACCGACGAAGCACGCGAAGCAGCCCGCCTGGGCCTGCAGAAGCTGCCCCGCAATGCGTCCCCGATCCGTCTGCGTAACCGCGACATCATCGACGGCCGTCCCCGTGGCACCTTCCAGAAGTTCGGCATCTCCCGTGTCCGCTTCCGCGACATGGCACACAAGGGCGAACTCCCGGGCATCACCAAGTCTTCCTGGTAATCCAGCTCCGCTGATTCCAGCTGCTTGAGAAGGGCCGGCAACCTTAGGGTTGCCGGCCCTTCTGCGTTTAACTTCCTGCCGCCCGGGTGCCCTGCCCACCATGTGCGGCAGCCCACACAGGGGAATTACGACGGCAGCAACGGCATGAGTGCCTCAATGGCCCGTCCTGCCGCGCAATCCCGGGGATTACACCGCCCCCCGCCGACGGTTTGCGGTGCGCGCCGAGTGCGTGTATTGTTTTCTAAGTCGCCGCGGGGGAGACAGTGAAGAACTGATCACCGGGCGGCCAAAAACCCCCAAAATCAAAGCCACGATCTGGTTGCTCTTTAGGGCGCTGGAAAAGGGTGGGGAGCGATCTTCCGCCGAAAAGAATCCTGAATCATGGATTTGCTTCGGGGCCGGGGATCGGGTAAGTTTGAAAAGTTGCTCCGGAGCGATCCTGAACGTTGGTTTGGGTGGTGCCGGGTGTGTCTGTTGTTTGAGAACTCAATAGTGTGCCAAGTTTGTTGATACCGATTATGTATGTAATTGGTTGATTGTGCCGAATCGTGCCGCCCCTGTGGCATTGGTTTGGTGTTTTTAGCTGGTTTCAAATTTTGTGCAGCCATTATGACCGTTATTTCCGGTGGTTTTGGTTGTGTCTGTTTTTGTTTTACTTCAACGGAGAGTTTGATCCTGGCTCAGGATGAACGCTGGCGGCGTGCTTAACACATGCAAGTCGAACGATGAAGCCCACTTGTGGGTGGATTAGTGGCGAACGGGTGAGTAACACGTGAGTAACCTGCCCTTGACTCTGGGATAAGCCTGGGAAACTGGGTCTAATACCGGATATGACCTTCCATCGCATGGTGGTTGGTGGAAAGCTTTTGTGGTTTTGGATGGACTCGCGGCCTATCAGCTTGTTGGTGGGGTAATGGCCTACCAAGGCGACGACGGGTAGCCGGCCTGAGAGGGTGACCGGCCACACTGGGACTGAGACACGGCCCAGACTCCTACGGGAGGCAGCAGTGGGGAATATTGCACAATGGGCGCAAGCCTGATGCAGCGACGCCGCGTGAGGGATGACGGCCTTCGGGTTGTAAACCTCTTTCAGTAGGGAAGAAGCGTAAGTGACGGTACCTGCAGAAGAAGCGCCGGCTAACTACGTGCCAGCAGCCGCGGTAATACGTAGGGCGCAAGCGTTATCCGGAATTATTGGGCGTAAAGAGCTCGTAGGCGGTTTGTCGCGTCTGCCGTGAAAGTCCGGGGCTCAACTCCGGATCTGCGGTGGGTACGGGCAGACTAGAGTGATGTAGGGGAGACTGGAATTCCTGGTGTAGCGGTGAAATGCGCAGATATCAGGAGGAACACCGATGGCGAAGGCAGGTCTCTGGGCATTAACTGACGCTGAGGAGCGAAAGCATGGGGAGCGAACAGGATTAGATACCCTGGTAGTCCATGCCGTAAACGTTGGGCACTAGGTGTGGGGGACATTCCACGTTTTCCGCGCCGTAGCTAACGCATTAAGTGCCCCGCCTGGGGAGTACGGCCGCAAGGCTAAAACTCAAAGGAATTGACGGGGGCCCGCACAAGCGGCGGAGCATGCGGATTAATTCGATGCAACGCGAAGAACCTTACCAAGGCTTGACATGAACCAGACCGGGCTGGAAACAGTTCTTCCCCTTTGGGGTTGGTTTACAGGTGGTGCATGGTTGTCGTCAGCTCGTGTCGTGAGATGTTGGGTTAAGTCCCGCAACGAGCGCAACCCTCGTTCCATGTTGCCAGCGGGTAGTGCCGGGGACTCATGGGAGACTGCCGGGGTCAACTCGGAGGAAGGTGGGGACGACGTCAAATCATCATGCCCCTTATGTCTTGGGCTTCACGCATGCTACAATGGCCGGTACAAAGGGTTGCGATACTGTGAGGTGGAGCTAATCCCAAAAAGCCGGTCTCAGTTCGGATTGGGGTCTGCAACTCGACCCCATGAAGTCGGAGTCGCTAGTAATCGCAGATCAGCAACGCTGCGGTGAATACGTTCCCGGGCCTTGTACACACCGCCCGTCAAGTCACGAAAGTTGGTAACACCCGAAGCCGGTGGCCTAACCCCTTGTGGGAGGGAGCTGTCGAAGGTGGGACTGGCGATTGGGACTAAGTCGTAACAAGGTAGCCGTACCGGAAGGTGCGGCTGGATCACCTCCTTTCTAAGGAGCACCTACAACAACCACCCGCTCAACGCATGTTGGTGGTGTGGTGTTGTCAGGAGTAAAGGCCCGTTGCACGGACGAATGTTTCGTGGCGGGTGCTCAAGGGTGGAATATCAACAAATAGGTGCCTGGTGGCACGGACCGGTCAGTGAGTACGAACCTTCTCCTTCGTGGGGTTGTTGTTCTGGAAAGCGGCCGGACCGGGTTGCCGGGTAGTGTTTGGCACACTGTTGGGTCCTGAGGCAACAGGACCGGGTGTTTAGGTTCCCGGGACTTGTTTGTTTCTGGTTTCCCTGCTGCGACGTCCCGCACGCTTGTTTGTGTGTGGGGTGTGTGGTGTGGGGTTGTTGTTTGAGAACTACATAGTGGACGCGAGCATCTTGTATAAGAAGCAATTTCCAAGATATTTGAACCTGGATCTGGTTCGTGTGCCTTTTGGGTGTGCGGGACAGTTTCTGTGGTTCTCTCGAGTGAGCTTGTTTTTGATCTTTGTGGTCAAGTTTTTAAGAGCACACGGTGGATGCCTTGGCATTAGGAGCCGAAGAAGGACGTAGGAATCTGCGATAAGCCTGGGGGAGTCGATAACCGGACTGTGATCCCAGGGTGTCCGAATGGGGAAACCCCGCCAAGCGCGCGAGTGACTTGGTGACCCGTACCTGAACACATAGGGTGCGTGGGGGGAACGCGGGGAAGTGAAACATCTCAGTACCCGCAGGAAGAGAAAACAATAGTGATTCCGTTAGTAGTGGCGAGCGAACGCGGATCAGGCTAAACCGTTCCATGTGTGATAGCCGGCGGGCGTTGCATGGTCGGGGTTGTGGGACTTTCCATACCAGTTCTGCCGGGCTGGTGGGGTGTGATGTGCGCGCATAGGTGAACGGTTTTGAAAGGCCGGCCAGAGAGGGTGTTAGTCCCGTAACCGTAATGTGTTTGTACCGCCTGTGAGAGTATCCCAAGTAGTACGGGGCCCGAGAAATCCCGTGCGAATCTGTCAGGACCACCTGATAAGCCTAAATACTCCCTAATGACCGATAGCGGACCAGTACCGTGAGGGAAAGGTGAAAAGTACCCCGGGAGGGGAGTGAAACAGTACCTGAAACCGTGTGCTTACAATCCGTCGGAGCAGCCTTGTAGTTGTGACGGCGTGCCTTTTGAAGAATGAGCCTGCGAGTTAGTGTTACGTCGCGAGGTTAACCCGTGTGGGGCAGCCGTAGCGAAAGCGAGTCTGAATAGGGCGTGTGAGTGGCGTGATCTAGACCCGAAGCGAAGTGATCTACCCATGGCCAGGTTGAAGCGACGGTAAGACGTCGTGGAGGACCGAACCCACTTCAGTTGAAAATGGAGGGGATGAGCTGTGGGTAGGGGTGAAAGGCCAATCAAACTTCGTGATAGCTGGTTCTCCCCGAAATGCATTTAGGTGCAGCGTTGCGTGTTTCTTGCTGGAGGTAGAGCTACTGGATGGCTAATGGGCCCTACAAGGTTACTGACGTCAGCCAAACTCCGAATGCCGGTAAGTGAGAGCGCAGCAGTGAGACTGTGGGGGATAAGCTTCATAGTCGAGAGGGAAACAGCCCAGACCACCAACTAAGGCCCCTAAGCGTGTGCTAAGTGGGAAAGGATGTGGAGTTGCCCAGACAACCAGGAGGTTGGCTTAGAAGCAGCCACCCTTAAAAGAGTGCGTAATAGCTCACTGGTCAAGTGATTCCGCGCCGACAATGTAGCGGGGCTCAAGTACACCGCCGAAGTTGTGGCATTCACACATGTTCTAAGCCGTCATGGTTCAGGAGTGTGGATGGGTAGGGGAGCGTCGTGTGGGCGGTGAAGCTGCGGTGTAAACCAGTGGTGGAGCCTACACGAGTGAGAATGCAGGCATGAGTAGCGAAAGACGGGTGAGAAACCCGTCCGCCGAATGATCAAGGGTTCCAGGGTCAAGCTAATCTGCCCTGGGTAAGTCGGGACCTAAGGCGAGGCCGACAGGCGTAGTCGATGGACAACGGGTTGATATTCCCGTACCGGCGAAAAACCGCCCATGCTGAGCGGGGGATACTAACTGCCCGAAACCTGCCCGACACCCCTTGTGGGTGAAGGGTTTTGGTGGAGCGCAGGACCTGATCCCGGGAGGCAAGCGTATTAACAGGTGTGACGCAGGAAGGTAGCCGAGCCGGGCGATGGTTGTCCCGGTCTAAGGATGTAGGGCGAATGGTAGGCAAATCCGCCGTTCATGTGCCTGAGATCTGATGGGACCCCCGTTTGGGGGGATTTGGTGATCCTATGCTGCCGAGAAAAGCATCGACGCGAGGTTTTAGCCGCCCGTACCCCAAACCGACACAGGTGATCAGGTAGAGAATACCAAGGCGATCGAGAGAATTATGGTTAAGGAACTCGGCAAAATGCCCCCGTAACTTCGGGAGAAGGGGGGCCCCAACCTTGAACACCACTTGCTGGTGGGAGGGGATCGGGGCCGCAGAGACCAGGGGGAAGCGACTGTTTACTAAAAACACAGGTCCGTGCGAAGTCGCAAGACGATGTATACGGACTGACTCCTGCCCGGTGCTGGAAGGTTAAGAGGACCGGTTAGCCGTAAGGCGAAGCTGAGAATTTAAGCCCCAGTAAACGGCGGTGGTAACTATAACCATCCTAAGGTAGCGAAATTCCTTGTCGGGTAAGTTCCGACCTGCACGAATGGAGTAACGACTTCCCCGCTGTCTCAACCATAAACTCGGCGAAATTGCAGTACGAGTAAAGATGCTCGTTACGCGCAGCAGGACGGAAAGACCCCGAGACCTTTACTATAGTTTGGTATTGGTGTTCGGAGTGGCTTGTGTAGGATAGGTGGGAGACGTTGAAGCCCGGACGCCAGTTCGGGTGGAGTCATCGTTGAAATACCACTCTGGTCACTTTGGACATCTAACTTCGGCCCGTAATCCGGGTCAGGGACAGTGCCTGATGGGTAGTTTAACTGGGGCGGTTGCCTCCTAAAAAGTAACGGAGGCGCCCAAAGGTTCCCTCAGCCTGGTTGGCAATCAGGTGTCGAGTGTAAGTGCACAAGGGAGCTTGACTGTGAGAGAGACATCTCGAGCAGGGACGAAAGTCGGGACTAGTGATCCGGCGGTACATTGTGGAATGGCCGTCGCTCAACGGATAAAAGGTACCTCGGGGATAACAGGCTGATCTTGCCCAAGAGTCCATATCGACGGCATGGTTTGGCACCTCGATGTCGGCTCGTCGCATCCTGGGGCTGGAGTAGGTCCCAAGGGTTGGGCTGTTCGCCCATTAAAGCGGTACGCGAGCTGGGTTTAGAACGTCGTGAGACAGTTCGGTCCCTATCCGCTGCGCGCGCAGGAAATTTGAGAAGGGCTGTCCTTAGTACGAGAGGACCGGGACGGACGAACCTCTGGTGTGTCAGTTGTACTGCCAAGTGCACCGCTGATTAGCTACGTTCGGATGGGATAACCGCTGAAAGCATCTAAGCGGGAAGCTCGCTTCAAGATGAGATTTCCATACACATTTATGTGTGAGAGGCCCCCAGCCAGACCACTGGGTTGATAGGCCGGATGTGGAAGCGAGGACTAACGACTCGTGAAGCTGACCGGTACTAATAGGCCAACAACTTACACCACACAGAAACATACATATTCTGCTTGCGTCCACTATGTGGTTCCCAACCAACAACCCCGAACACGGGCTTGTCTGGCAGGAACCAACCAACTGAATAACAACACCACCAGTCCAAGAACACGGACAATGTTGTAACCACTGGTTTTCCCACCCCCGGCACTTTTTGAGGGGGAGCGGGTGAAAGGGTTACGGCGGTCATAGCGTGGGGGAAACGCCCGGTCCCATTCCGAACCCGGAAGCTAAGACCCACAGCGCCGATGGTACTGCACCCGGGAGGGTGTGGGAGAGTAGGTCACCGCCGGAACATAATTACTGGTCGAGGCCCCAACCACCACGGTTGGGGCCTCCCACATTTAACAACCACAAGAGTACCAGGGACGCCTAGACTTACGGGTTATGACCCCCCGAACCTCCGGCCCCGCGGGCAAGCGTGCCACCATCCTGGACGTTGCGGCCGCAGCAGGGGTGTCCCGC
Coding sequences within:
- a CDS encoding ferredoxin reductase family protein; amino-acid sequence: MNTQLLPASPAASSSGRPELSTTKRAARGWFARQYRQRMLRTDLLTVIAWSSVAAAIALWLADGGATNISSPASLFTAAGIVAGLAGMDLVLLMLLLAARIPFIDRTIGHDRALEFHGKLGKPSLYLLLTHGVLLAIGYGMAEGLDPFSESINLWVQVPDMWLAFVSMALFIAVVVTSLVAVRRRFPYEFWYVVHLLTYAAVATSIPHQFSVGGLFAAGTWQRWYWLAICIYTGRALVYFRILEPVLATARHQLTVARVEPVAPGVANIVMRGRKLDQLAGTGGRFFIWRFLAPGMWWHPHPFSLSAEPVFNGPDGQGTLRVTVRNLGDGSARLRRLRKGTKVALEGPYGLLSTAARTRNKVVMIGAGIGITPLRALLETTPFAPGEATVLLRGHTDQELYLGREILDLCQARGVRLFHLTGPRSRTTSTWLPEDAVRNGYSLISYAPDIADADVYVCGPAAWAANVIADAGKADVPEEQIHHERFDW
- the rpmB gene encoding 50S ribosomal protein L28 produces the protein MAAHCQVTGAEPGFGHSISHSHRRNKRRFDPNIQKKRYWVPSLRRNVTLQVSARGIKTIDVRGIDAVVADILARGVKL
- the rpmG gene encoding 50S ribosomal protein L33, whose protein sequence is MAKDKDVRPIIKLKSTAGTGYTYVTRKNRRNDPDRMVLKKYDPKIRQHVEFREER
- the rpsN gene encoding 30S ribosomal protein S14, giving the protein MAKKSKIARNEQRKVIVERYAAKRLELKKTLVDENATDEAREAARLGLQKLPRNASPIRLRNRDIIDGRPRGTFQKFGISRVRFRDMAHKGELPGITKSSW